A section of the Cydia splendana chromosome 1, ilCydSple1.2, whole genome shotgun sequence genome encodes:
- the LOC134794766 gene encoding adenylate cyclase type 10-like isoform X1, whose translation MNFIKQRARSRKNSINIISAADKWKNINRKKSRRDVDSDSDSDEDEEDAKTSEVDWEHEFFQERLNRLSSDQDIEVQLTKKQTLLLATLLPDEIIQTENFDSTEPKRFVGVLLMADVSGYTALSERYSATGKGGTYRLTATLNAYLGSLIELIYNHGGDILKFAGDAFLALWKTDKRSFLCHTIHTAITCALLIQHSFSSYETDVKVSLKVKLAISAGNLIFTTIGSKIPMNYVIFGLPVIEAKLAESLCTSGEVKLTPNAWGHCYSRNYDYVIEENGHVTIKAILYDPREKDVSKPFGGLGAMVKTKRNFAAIENLPDSVWTSPNGLSAENAIKYEALTFRQKILLAEDRNIGPDLRKFMIRPVLTQLDALQPLEYLTEMRQVSVLFVTLKPRSCPHQQLITIVNNSYETMCEIVYKSMGCVNKIILFDKDVMILIIFGLRGFKHESEAQAALKCACGIKKTVAALDGVREVSIGVTTGQVYCGVVGHPLRREFTVIGATVNKAARLMCYFRDKITCDESTFVNSKMSSNGFTLQPTVDLKGILHAGKIFEYSEDIRVKELYDIPMIPRLLDRADEMEYFENWIDDAHHAYRDFDALLLVGEPGIGKTRLIEWMARYTRGCGHNVCCLALTSIHSATPYLALTQIINQILGLSEPIEDFKKEEKIVQLLKVYDEDLCFLNDVIKARFAYHEGVYSQDAKQREEKAKHIFSKLMQSIPDTHVIFLDDLQSLDQVSWEYITIMIKSQKIFTILTVRRGKVSSVQEWLYNVFTNNNIRKIILGPLSSKWISPLACQILDVAAVSNDLCKALQLKCKGIPGTMELFIIHLFSSGALEIKKIQEQELDEYRDDELQFPPAELLHPQAINIGDQPTLDHLIQENKTEEIGICSVTKKEQLNTNMNVETTDALIMMQIDALTPYQQLLLKIGSVIGDVMSRDLLENIMYENNKITTAKAIKRLFAMQILTCANTRNSNRWHRRATRASWNNSITSIAPLLSCECTFDFDPECSFDLPKYAFCKLLKFKGKKMRKTFYELLPMNQKKEFHARIVTYLESNKHRCRSCGGTIMVVQSLTELENEAEKHIFNESSNGEDDEDKDNNSKKQKDISKSYSMISDSNTEPRYSTSAANVPTESLHASFISDSQTVPILKTNKEDSILRRRSTKRVTVSSFVFKNSSSYQLDTFNVFDMLRKVTEAESMSDWHELGVIDSDDEDHKNKELFSIKIEKGVSETDFTRCTCAELKIIIYEQMIYHASIAEMKFKEIEFTIELCYLYLLASNVDDAHLKLEHVETLCNLPEVHEIINSCDIKRFLGKICTLKAAAYLAIGNHSAAKLAIGRAVRIYGINLDNVAEFLKLRTLVDKIKIKRKKYRLNKAKMTADSILCLNICTLLYSALGDGTAARLYAYRALKLVQKIECNVVDMCDVFSNAIHVDLVLGFIEPTADTLRIAISKLQNLPQPFQSGDLYALGKLFMAAFRAGVARSALASAIKTAFRAMAVSRFLRAYNVSMEIIPDLFYILLCRRRITEAVNVLKEASIMSKERSSLDCETWYYALCIDLILDTGFHLETPTEISRYAEYMIQTPESNAGRRRLMAGLWTYWLRADQEKRAKCFEAEVLVWVSREEEDGSLTTLISSMRLAEGMLESLARKMDDLRKVVDLMELRSLADQKLVSLEHDAKMCRVIYPRWITLRANSLYLSGRRSAATTAFNQALEEARKVHNRLEEAITLAATGQSTIWLSNAKSGRFMTWRDGNQLARESWHRYLYRITAIR comes from the exons ATGAATTTCATAAAGCAACGAGCGCGTTCTCGAAAAAACTCTATTAACATAATTTCGGCTGCAGACAAGTGGAAAAATATCAATAGAAAGAAATCACGACGCGACGTGGATTCAGACTCAGACTCAGATGAGGACGAAGAAGATGCCAAGACGAGTGAGGTAGACTGGGAACATGAGTTCTTCCAAGAAAGATTAAACCGGCTCTCTTCTGATCAGGATATCGAAGTACAGCTTACCAAGAAGCAAACATTACTGTTAGCCACGTTACTTCCAGACGAGATCATACAAACGGAAAA TTTTGATTCGACTGAACCGAAACGCTTCGTTGGCGTGCTTTTGATGGCCGACGTATCGGGATACACCGCACTGTCCGAGCGCTACAGTGCCACAGGCAAAGGCGGCACATACCGCTTAACTGCTACACTTAACGCGTACCTCGGCTCCCTCATAGAACTTATATACAACCACGGCGGAGACATACTGAAATTCGCAGGCGACGCCTTTTTAGCACTGTGGAAAACTGATAAACGGTCTTTTCTATGCCATACCATACACACAGCGATAACTTGCGCACTCCTAATACAACATTCGTTTTCATCCTATGAAACTGACGTCAAAGTAAGTCTCAAAGTAAAGCTAGCTATCTCAGCGGGCAATTTAATTTTTACCACAATCGGTAGCAAAATACCTATGAATTACGTTATTTTTGGGCTACCGGTAATCGAGGCTAAATTAGCCGAAAGCCTTTGTACTTCAGGTGAAGTAAAGTTAACGCCTAACGCCTGGGGCCATTGCTATTCACGAAATTACGACTACGTTATTGAAGAAAACGGGCACGTCACGATTAAAGCCATTTTATACGATCCTCGCGAGAAGGACGTTTCAAAACCTTTTGGGGGACTAGGGGCAATGGTCAAAACCAAAAGAAATTTCGCTGCTATTGAAAATCTTCCAGATTCTGTATGGACATCTCCAAACGGTTTAAGTGCTGAgaatgcaataaaatatgaagCGCTAACTTTTAGACAAAAGATTTTACTTGCTGAGGATCGTAATATAGGGCCAGATTTACGAAAGTTTATGATTCGTCCCGTGCTCACTCAGCTCGACGCGCTGCAGCCTTTGGAGTACCTCACGGAAATGAGGCAAGTATCTGTTTTGTTTGTAACCCTCAAACCCAGAAGTTGCCCGCATCAGCAGCTCATCACAATAGTCAACAATTCCTACGAGACTATGTGTGAAATCGTTTATAAATCAATGGGATGTGTGAACAAAATCATACTGTTCGATAAAGATGTGatgattttaattatttttggcTTGCGAGGCTTTAAACATGAATCTGAGGCTCAAGCTGCATTAAAATGCgcatgtggtataaaaaaaactgtcgCTGCTCTAGACGGCGTGCGAGAGGTGTCTATCGGGGTGACCACCGGTCAGGTGTACTGCGGGGTCGTGGGGCATCCTTTGCGGCGGGAATTCACTGTAATAGGAGCCACCGTCAATAAAGCGGCAAGGTTAATGTGTTACTTCCGTGACAAAATAACATGCGACGAATCGACCTTCGTGAATAGCAAAATGTCCAGTAACGGATTTACTCTGCAACCGACAGTTGACCTTAAAGGTATTCTGCATGCAGGTAAAATTTTTGAATACAGTGAAGATATACGAGTTAAAGAGCTGTACGATATTCCGATGATACCACGACTTCTGGACCGAGCGGATGAGATGGAATACTTTGAAAATTGGATCGATGATGCCCatcatgcgtatagagattttgaCGCTCTTTTGTTGGTTGGTGAACCAGGTATAGGAAAAACTCGATTAATAGAGTGGATGGCCCGATATACGCGAGGGTGCGGGCACAACGTGTGCTGTCTCGCATTGACCTCGATACATTCAGCAACACCATACTTAGCTCTAACTCAAATAATCAATCAGATATTAGGGCTTTCAGAACCAATTGAAGATTTCAAAAAAGAAGAGAAAATCGTACAGCTATTAAAAGTATACGACGAAGATCTTTGTTTTCTCAATGACGTTATTAAGGCTCGATTCGCGTATCACGAAGGAGTATACAGCCAGGATGCAAAACAACGTGAAGAAAAAGCCAAACATATATTCTCAAAACTAATGCAAAGCATACCTGATACACACGTCATATTTTTAGATGACTTACAAAGCTTGGATCAAGTTTCATGGGAATATATCACTATAATGATAAAATCACAGAAAATATTTACCATATTAACAGTACGACGAGGAAAAGTTAGCTCTGTACAAGAATGGCTGTACAATGTCTTTACTAACAATAATATAAGGAAAATAATTTTAGGCCCACTAAGCTCAAAATGGATTTCACCACTTGCTTGTCAAATATTAGACGTGGCTGCAGTTTCCAATGACTTATGCAAAGCACTACAATTGAAATGTAAAGGAATACCTGGAACCATGGAACTGTTCATTATACATCTATTCTCCAGCGGCGCTCTAGAAATAAAGAAAATTCAAGAGCAAGAACTTGACGAGTACCGCGACGACGAATTACAATTCCCACCAGCTGAACTTTTACATCCGCAGGCTATAAACATAGGCGACCAGCCTACTCTAGACCATTTGatacaagaaaataaaacaGAGGAAATAGGAATTTGTAGTGTAACTAAGAAAGAGCAGTTGAATACAAACATGAATGTAGAAACTACAGATGCATTGATAATGATGCAAATTGACGCGCTTACTCCTTATCAACAACTGTTGTTAAAAATTGGCTCTGTAATAGGAGATGTAATGTCACGAGACCTATTGGAAAATATAATGTacgaaaacaataaaataacaacAGCGAAGGCAATCAAAAGATTGTTTGCAATGCAAATTTTGACTTGTGCAAATACAAGAAACAGTAATAGATGGCACCGTAGGGCCACTAGGGCTTCGTGGAACAACAGCATCACGTCAATAGCTCCGTTACTATCATGCGAATGCACTTTTGATTTCGATCCTGAATGCAGTTTTGATTTACCCAAATACGCTTTTTGCAAACTATTGaaatttaaaggtaaaaaaatgaGAAAAACATTTTATGAGTTACTTCCAATGAATCAAAAAAAGGAATTTCATGCACGCATCGTTACTTATTTAGAGAGTAACAAACATAGATGTCGCAGTTGCGGTGGAACTATTATGGTTGTTCAGTCCCTAACGGAATTAGAGAATGAAGCCGAAAAACATATATTCAATGAAAGCTCCAACGGTGAAGATGACGAAGATAAAGACaacaattctaaaaaacaaAAGGATATAAGCAAATCATATTCTATGATTTCGGACTCAAATACAGAACCACGTTATAGTACTAGTGCTGCAAATGTACCAACAGAATCGTTACATGCAAGTTTCATATCAGATTCACAAACTGTTCCAATTTTGAAAACTAACAAAGAGGATTCGATACTGAGACGCCGATCCACTAAGAGAGTGACTGTTTCCAGCTTTGTCTTCAAAAATAGTAGCAGCTATCAGTTAGACACGTTTAATGTGTTTGATATGTTGCGTAAGGTGACAGAAGCAGAAAGTATGAGCGATTGGCACGAACTCGGTGTGATTGACAGCGATGACGAAGATCATAAAAACAAAGAACTATTTAGTATCAAAATAGAGAAAGGTGTTTCAGAAACAGATTTCACTAGGTGTACTTGTGCTGAactaaaaattataatttatgaacAAATGATTTATCACGCAAGTATAGCTGAAAtgaaatttaaggaaattgaatTCACAATTGAATTATGCTACCTATATCTACTTGCAAGTAATGTAGATGATGCACACCTAAAACTGGAACATGTTGAAACTTTGTGCAATCTCCCAGAAGTTCACGAAATTATAAACTCCTGTGACATAAAAAGATTTTTAGGGAAAATTTGTACTTTAAAAGCTGCTGCGTATCTTGCTATTGGAAATCACTCTGCCGCCAAACTAGCCATCGGAAGGGCAGTGCGTATTTACGGCATTAATCTTGATAATGTAGCGGAATTCCTTAAACTGCGTACTTTGgtagataaaattaaaataaaaagaaagaaATATCGATTAAACAAGGCGAAGATGACAGCGGATTCTATCCTGTGTTTAAATATTTGCACTTTACTGTATTCCGCCTTAGGAGATGGAACTGCAGCCAGATTATATGCATATAGAGCGCTAAAATTAGTACAGAAAATAGAATGCAATGTGGTAGACATGTGCGACGTGTTTAGCAACGCTATACATGTAGACCTCGTATTGGGATTTATAGAGCCAACAGCTGATACACTGCGTATAGCGATATCGAAATTACAGAATTTGCCGCAGCCTTTTCAGTCAGGAGATTTGTATGCTCTTGGGAAATTGTTTATGGCTGCGTTTCGTGCAGGGGTGGCGCGCAGCGCGCTCGCCTCGGCTATAAAAACAGCCTTTCGGGCAATGGCTGTCAGTCGATTTCTTCGTGCCTATAATGTATCTATGGAGATTATACctgatttattttacattttactttGTCGCCGCCGCATTACAGAAGCGGTCAACGTTCTCAAAGAAGCTTCGATCATGAGTAAAGAACGCAGTTCATTGGACTGCGAAACATGGTATTATGCACTGTGTATAGATCTGATATTAGATACTGGGTTCCACCTGGAGACACCTACTGAAATAAGTCGATACGCTGAGTATATGATACAAACCCCCGAGTCGAATGCTGGACGACGACGTCTCATGGCGGGGCTTTGGACTTATTGGCTACGAGCTGACCAGGAAAAAAGAGCCAAATGCTTTGAAGCCGAAGTTTTGGTATGGGTGTCACGAGAAGAAGAAGACGGATCTTTAACGACTCTCATAAGTTCAATGCGATTAGCTGAAGGTATGCTGGAAAGTTTAGCAAGGAAAATGGATGATTTGCGAAAG GTAGTTGATCTCATGGAACTGCGTTCGTTAGCGGACCAGAAGCTGGTTTCACTGGAACATGATGCAAAGATGTGCCGCGTAATTTATCCCAGGTGGATTACATTAAGAGCCAACTCACTATACTTGTCAGGTCGTCGTTCAGCAGCAACCACTGCATTTAATCAg GCCCTAGAGGAAGCTCGCAAGGTTCATAACCGATTGGAAGAAGCCATCACCCTGGCTGCGACCGGTCAGTCGACGATTTGGCTTTCCAACGCTAAGTCTGGACGCTTCATGACCTGGCGGGATGGAAATCAACTCGCGCGGGAATCCTGGCATCGCTATCTTTATAGGATAACTGCTATTCGATAA
- the LOC134794766 gene encoding adenylate cyclase type 10-like isoform X2 yields MADVSGYTALSERYSATGKGGTYRLTATLNAYLGSLIELIYNHGGDILKFAGDAFLALWKTDKRSFLCHTIHTAITCALLIQHSFSSYETDVKVSLKVKLAISAGNLIFTTIGSKIPMNYVIFGLPVIEAKLAESLCTSGEVKLTPNAWGHCYSRNYDYVIEENGHVTIKAILYDPREKDVSKPFGGLGAMVKTKRNFAAIENLPDSVWTSPNGLSAENAIKYEALTFRQKILLAEDRNIGPDLRKFMIRPVLTQLDALQPLEYLTEMRQVSVLFVTLKPRSCPHQQLITIVNNSYETMCEIVYKSMGCVNKIILFDKDVMILIIFGLRGFKHESEAQAALKCACGIKKTVAALDGVREVSIGVTTGQVYCGVVGHPLRREFTVIGATVNKAARLMCYFRDKITCDESTFVNSKMSSNGFTLQPTVDLKGILHAGKIFEYSEDIRVKELYDIPMIPRLLDRADEMEYFENWIDDAHHAYRDFDALLLVGEPGIGKTRLIEWMARYTRGCGHNVCCLALTSIHSATPYLALTQIINQILGLSEPIEDFKKEEKIVQLLKVYDEDLCFLNDVIKARFAYHEGVYSQDAKQREEKAKHIFSKLMQSIPDTHVIFLDDLQSLDQVSWEYITIMIKSQKIFTILTVRRGKVSSVQEWLYNVFTNNNIRKIILGPLSSKWISPLACQILDVAAVSNDLCKALQLKCKGIPGTMELFIIHLFSSGALEIKKIQEQELDEYRDDELQFPPAELLHPQAINIGDQPTLDHLIQENKTEEIGICSVTKKEQLNTNMNVETTDALIMMQIDALTPYQQLLLKIGSVIGDVMSRDLLENIMYENNKITTAKAIKRLFAMQILTCANTRNSNRWHRRATRASWNNSITSIAPLLSCECTFDFDPECSFDLPKYAFCKLLKFKGKKMRKTFYELLPMNQKKEFHARIVTYLESNKHRCRSCGGTIMVVQSLTELENEAEKHIFNESSNGEDDEDKDNNSKKQKDISKSYSMISDSNTEPRYSTSAANVPTESLHASFISDSQTVPILKTNKEDSILRRRSTKRVTVSSFVFKNSSSYQLDTFNVFDMLRKVTEAESMSDWHELGVIDSDDEDHKNKELFSIKIEKGVSETDFTRCTCAELKIIIYEQMIYHASIAEMKFKEIEFTIELCYLYLLASNVDDAHLKLEHVETLCNLPEVHEIINSCDIKRFLGKICTLKAAAYLAIGNHSAAKLAIGRAVRIYGINLDNVAEFLKLRTLVDKIKIKRKKYRLNKAKMTADSILCLNICTLLYSALGDGTAARLYAYRALKLVQKIECNVVDMCDVFSNAIHVDLVLGFIEPTADTLRIAISKLQNLPQPFQSGDLYALGKLFMAAFRAGVARSALASAIKTAFRAMAVSRFLRAYNVSMEIIPDLFYILLCRRRITEAVNVLKEASIMSKERSSLDCETWYYALCIDLILDTGFHLETPTEISRYAEYMIQTPESNAGRRRLMAGLWTYWLRADQEKRAKCFEAEVLVWVSREEEDGSLTTLISSMRLAEGMLESLARKMDDLRKVVDLMELRSLADQKLVSLEHDAKMCRVIYPRWITLRANSLYLSGRRSAATTAFNQALEEARKVHNRLEEAITLAATGQSTIWLSNAKSGRFMTWRDGNQLARESWHRYLYRITAIR; encoded by the exons ATGGCCGACGTATCGGGATACACCGCACTGTCCGAGCGCTACAGTGCCACAGGCAAAGGCGGCACATACCGCTTAACTGCTACACTTAACGCGTACCTCGGCTCCCTCATAGAACTTATATACAACCACGGCGGAGACATACTGAAATTCGCAGGCGACGCCTTTTTAGCACTGTGGAAAACTGATAAACGGTCTTTTCTATGCCATACCATACACACAGCGATAACTTGCGCACTCCTAATACAACATTCGTTTTCATCCTATGAAACTGACGTCAAAGTAAGTCTCAAAGTAAAGCTAGCTATCTCAGCGGGCAATTTAATTTTTACCACAATCGGTAGCAAAATACCTATGAATTACGTTATTTTTGGGCTACCGGTAATCGAGGCTAAATTAGCCGAAAGCCTTTGTACTTCAGGTGAAGTAAAGTTAACGCCTAACGCCTGGGGCCATTGCTATTCACGAAATTACGACTACGTTATTGAAGAAAACGGGCACGTCACGATTAAAGCCATTTTATACGATCCTCGCGAGAAGGACGTTTCAAAACCTTTTGGGGGACTAGGGGCAATGGTCAAAACCAAAAGAAATTTCGCTGCTATTGAAAATCTTCCAGATTCTGTATGGACATCTCCAAACGGTTTAAGTGCTGAgaatgcaataaaatatgaagCGCTAACTTTTAGACAAAAGATTTTACTTGCTGAGGATCGTAATATAGGGCCAGATTTACGAAAGTTTATGATTCGTCCCGTGCTCACTCAGCTCGACGCGCTGCAGCCTTTGGAGTACCTCACGGAAATGAGGCAAGTATCTGTTTTGTTTGTAACCCTCAAACCCAGAAGTTGCCCGCATCAGCAGCTCATCACAATAGTCAACAATTCCTACGAGACTATGTGTGAAATCGTTTATAAATCAATGGGATGTGTGAACAAAATCATACTGTTCGATAAAGATGTGatgattttaattatttttggcTTGCGAGGCTTTAAACATGAATCTGAGGCTCAAGCTGCATTAAAATGCgcatgtggtataaaaaaaactgtcgCTGCTCTAGACGGCGTGCGAGAGGTGTCTATCGGGGTGACCACCGGTCAGGTGTACTGCGGGGTCGTGGGGCATCCTTTGCGGCGGGAATTCACTGTAATAGGAGCCACCGTCAATAAAGCGGCAAGGTTAATGTGTTACTTCCGTGACAAAATAACATGCGACGAATCGACCTTCGTGAATAGCAAAATGTCCAGTAACGGATTTACTCTGCAACCGACAGTTGACCTTAAAGGTATTCTGCATGCAGGTAAAATTTTTGAATACAGTGAAGATATACGAGTTAAAGAGCTGTACGATATTCCGATGATACCACGACTTCTGGACCGAGCGGATGAGATGGAATACTTTGAAAATTGGATCGATGATGCCCatcatgcgtatagagattttgaCGCTCTTTTGTTGGTTGGTGAACCAGGTATAGGAAAAACTCGATTAATAGAGTGGATGGCCCGATATACGCGAGGGTGCGGGCACAACGTGTGCTGTCTCGCATTGACCTCGATACATTCAGCAACACCATACTTAGCTCTAACTCAAATAATCAATCAGATATTAGGGCTTTCAGAACCAATTGAAGATTTCAAAAAAGAAGAGAAAATCGTACAGCTATTAAAAGTATACGACGAAGATCTTTGTTTTCTCAATGACGTTATTAAGGCTCGATTCGCGTATCACGAAGGAGTATACAGCCAGGATGCAAAACAACGTGAAGAAAAAGCCAAACATATATTCTCAAAACTAATGCAAAGCATACCTGATACACACGTCATATTTTTAGATGACTTACAAAGCTTGGATCAAGTTTCATGGGAATATATCACTATAATGATAAAATCACAGAAAATATTTACCATATTAACAGTACGACGAGGAAAAGTTAGCTCTGTACAAGAATGGCTGTACAATGTCTTTACTAACAATAATATAAGGAAAATAATTTTAGGCCCACTAAGCTCAAAATGGATTTCACCACTTGCTTGTCAAATATTAGACGTGGCTGCAGTTTCCAATGACTTATGCAAAGCACTACAATTGAAATGTAAAGGAATACCTGGAACCATGGAACTGTTCATTATACATCTATTCTCCAGCGGCGCTCTAGAAATAAAGAAAATTCAAGAGCAAGAACTTGACGAGTACCGCGACGACGAATTACAATTCCCACCAGCTGAACTTTTACATCCGCAGGCTATAAACATAGGCGACCAGCCTACTCTAGACCATTTGatacaagaaaataaaacaGAGGAAATAGGAATTTGTAGTGTAACTAAGAAAGAGCAGTTGAATACAAACATGAATGTAGAAACTACAGATGCATTGATAATGATGCAAATTGACGCGCTTACTCCTTATCAACAACTGTTGTTAAAAATTGGCTCTGTAATAGGAGATGTAATGTCACGAGACCTATTGGAAAATATAATGTacgaaaacaataaaataacaacAGCGAAGGCAATCAAAAGATTGTTTGCAATGCAAATTTTGACTTGTGCAAATACAAGAAACAGTAATAGATGGCACCGTAGGGCCACTAGGGCTTCGTGGAACAACAGCATCACGTCAATAGCTCCGTTACTATCATGCGAATGCACTTTTGATTTCGATCCTGAATGCAGTTTTGATTTACCCAAATACGCTTTTTGCAAACTATTGaaatttaaaggtaaaaaaatgaGAAAAACATTTTATGAGTTACTTCCAATGAATCAAAAAAAGGAATTTCATGCACGCATCGTTACTTATTTAGAGAGTAACAAACATAGATGTCGCAGTTGCGGTGGAACTATTATGGTTGTTCAGTCCCTAACGGAATTAGAGAATGAAGCCGAAAAACATATATTCAATGAAAGCTCCAACGGTGAAGATGACGAAGATAAAGACaacaattctaaaaaacaaAAGGATATAAGCAAATCATATTCTATGATTTCGGACTCAAATACAGAACCACGTTATAGTACTAGTGCTGCAAATGTACCAACAGAATCGTTACATGCAAGTTTCATATCAGATTCACAAACTGTTCCAATTTTGAAAACTAACAAAGAGGATTCGATACTGAGACGCCGATCCACTAAGAGAGTGACTGTTTCCAGCTTTGTCTTCAAAAATAGTAGCAGCTATCAGTTAGACACGTTTAATGTGTTTGATATGTTGCGTAAGGTGACAGAAGCAGAAAGTATGAGCGATTGGCACGAACTCGGTGTGATTGACAGCGATGACGAAGATCATAAAAACAAAGAACTATTTAGTATCAAAATAGAGAAAGGTGTTTCAGAAACAGATTTCACTAGGTGTACTTGTGCTGAactaaaaattataatttatgaacAAATGATTTATCACGCAAGTATAGCTGAAAtgaaatttaaggaaattgaatTCACAATTGAATTATGCTACCTATATCTACTTGCAAGTAATGTAGATGATGCACACCTAAAACTGGAACATGTTGAAACTTTGTGCAATCTCCCAGAAGTTCACGAAATTATAAACTCCTGTGACATAAAAAGATTTTTAGGGAAAATTTGTACTTTAAAAGCTGCTGCGTATCTTGCTATTGGAAATCACTCTGCCGCCAAACTAGCCATCGGAAGGGCAGTGCGTATTTACGGCATTAATCTTGATAATGTAGCGGAATTCCTTAAACTGCGTACTTTGgtagataaaattaaaataaaaagaaagaaATATCGATTAAACAAGGCGAAGATGACAGCGGATTCTATCCTGTGTTTAAATATTTGCACTTTACTGTATTCCGCCTTAGGAGATGGAACTGCAGCCAGATTATATGCATATAGAGCGCTAAAATTAGTACAGAAAATAGAATGCAATGTGGTAGACATGTGCGACGTGTTTAGCAACGCTATACATGTAGACCTCGTATTGGGATTTATAGAGCCAACAGCTGATACACTGCGTATAGCGATATCGAAATTACAGAATTTGCCGCAGCCTTTTCAGTCAGGAGATTTGTATGCTCTTGGGAAATTGTTTATGGCTGCGTTTCGTGCAGGGGTGGCGCGCAGCGCGCTCGCCTCGGCTATAAAAACAGCCTTTCGGGCAATGGCTGTCAGTCGATTTCTTCGTGCCTATAATGTATCTATGGAGATTATACctgatttattttacattttactttGTCGCCGCCGCATTACAGAAGCGGTCAACGTTCTCAAAGAAGCTTCGATCATGAGTAAAGAACGCAGTTCATTGGACTGCGAAACATGGTATTATGCACTGTGTATAGATCTGATATTAGATACTGGGTTCCACCTGGAGACACCTACTGAAATAAGTCGATACGCTGAGTATATGATACAAACCCCCGAGTCGAATGCTGGACGACGACGTCTCATGGCGGGGCTTTGGACTTATTGGCTACGAGCTGACCAGGAAAAAAGAGCCAAATGCTTTGAAGCCGAAGTTTTGGTATGGGTGTCACGAGAAGAAGAAGACGGATCTTTAACGACTCTCATAAGTTCAATGCGATTAGCTGAAGGTATGCTGGAAAGTTTAGCAAGGAAAATGGATGATTTGCGAAAG GTAGTTGATCTCATGGAACTGCGTTCGTTAGCGGACCAGAAGCTGGTTTCACTGGAACATGATGCAAAGATGTGCCGCGTAATTTATCCCAGGTGGATTACATTAAGAGCCAACTCACTATACTTGTCAGGTCGTCGTTCAGCAGCAACCACTGCATTTAATCAg GCCCTAGAGGAAGCTCGCAAGGTTCATAACCGATTGGAAGAAGCCATCACCCTGGCTGCGACCGGTCAGTCGACGATTTGGCTTTCCAACGCTAAGTCTGGACGCTTCATGACCTGGCGGGATGGAAATCAACTCGCGCGGGAATCCTGGCATCGCTATCTTTATAGGATAACTGCTATTCGATAA